A single genomic interval of Flavihumibacter rivuli harbors:
- a CDS encoding RNA polymerase sigma factor, with protein sequence MSADASEKLLLSRLAVNDRQATETIYKQNYNMVQSLVLNNNGTIDDARDVFQEAMVVLYEKARTGNFELNCLISTFLYSVARRLWLKRLQQLQRFSAEVDGAAETVPVEEDLDMHEQRNHEFQVMERAMMGLGEPCKSLLEAYYLQKKNMSEIATSFGYTSADNAKTQKYKCLMRLKKIFFAQYKNQV encoded by the coding sequence GTGAGCGCAGACGCATCAGAAAAATTATTGCTAAGCAGATTGGCTGTTAATGACAGGCAGGCCACCGAAACCATTTATAAACAGAATTATAATATGGTGCAATCGCTCGTCCTGAACAATAATGGCACCATTGACGATGCCCGCGATGTGTTCCAGGAGGCGATGGTGGTTTTGTACGAAAAAGCCCGGACGGGAAATTTTGAACTGAACTGCCTGATCAGCACCTTCCTGTATTCGGTAGCCAGGAGATTGTGGCTCAAACGATTACAACAATTACAGCGTTTTTCAGCTGAGGTAGATGGGGCAGCCGAGACTGTTCCGGTGGAAGAAGACCTGGACATGCACGAACAGCGGAACCACGAGTTCCAGGTGATGGAAAGGGCCATGATGGGATTGGGGGAACCTTGTAAAAGTCTTTTGGAAGCCTATTACCTCCAGAAGAAGAACATGTCGGAGATCGCAACCAGTTTTGGCTACACTTCCGCGGACAATGCCAAGACCCAGAAGTACAAATGCCTGATGAGACTGAAGAAAATCTTTTTTGCCCAATATAAAAACCAGGTGTAA
- a CDS encoding T9SS type A sorting domain-containing protein: protein MKNLIFLFLTIALGLTNARGQITTPRRYANFGVDGEVIANLFSPPLSTSPLDDWFKNNNRAGINVIDTTGATSITNMYATSPAFRQLPFFRVMSVPPYTVNLNKLLIDAVFIRDYHGDDSTAFTLSNKNAMSPQLWNGAIAKGIPDKNDILDIFVHVRRDGSTAIDSMYFFGGLAIDGTNGNKYFDFELYQTDIFYNRATAKFTGWGPNAGHTAWQFDAAGNITAIGDVIFSAEYGGSGLSDLKAYIWINKASLSLTPQNFVWGGPFEGDGAGATFGYAQILPKQAGPFYTGLVNTAPTWAGSFQLVRANNTVQTNFDASQFLEFSVNMTKIGLDPYTLLGGNACGLPFRRILVKTRASSSFTAELKDFIGPFDFFDFESVEAAADIPLLCGNSVSTISVINPLPTSVYTWATPNGRIISDTNGFSIVVDTPGTYIVRQELFNGCGTYAADTVVIFKDSTCAILPDNKMDLRGVINGDNARLSWIVGYNEQVASYVVERSSDGRSFSQVGEMPSNGQIGSAGYNLEDFLGNVSGSKVYYRIKIVRKDGSVRYSTVIALDLKLDGKVPFLIAPNPIKDNMQLVIPSNSRQQATVNIYDAAGALMSSRKVQLERGNNIFQFNGFERWSNGVYTVRLQVGDQVHTEKMILTR, encoded by the coding sequence ATGAAAAATCTGATTTTCCTATTCCTAACCATTGCGCTAGGGCTTACGAATGCCCGGGGCCAGATCACCACTCCCCGACGGTATGCCAATTTTGGTGTCGATGGGGAAGTGATCGCCAACTTGTTTAGTCCGCCACTAAGCACTTCCCCCCTGGATGACTGGTTCAAGAATAATAACCGGGCAGGTATAAATGTTATCGATACCACCGGGGCCACCAGCATTACAAACATGTATGCTACCTCTCCTGCATTCAGGCAATTGCCTTTTTTCAGGGTAATGAGCGTTCCTCCTTATACTGTTAACCTGAATAAGCTGCTCATTGATGCAGTTTTCATCAGGGACTACCATGGGGATGACTCCACTGCATTCACCCTATCCAATAAGAATGCTATGAGTCCCCAATTGTGGAATGGAGCCATAGCTAAGGGTATCCCGGATAAGAATGATATCCTGGATATTTTTGTTCATGTAAGGAGGGATGGTTCCACCGCTATTGATTCTATGTACTTCTTTGGCGGACTGGCCATTGATGGGACGAACGGCAACAAGTACTTTGATTTCGAGCTGTACCAAACCGATATTTTTTACAATCGAGCAACAGCCAAGTTTACGGGTTGGGGACCCAATGCCGGTCATACAGCCTGGCAATTTGATGCAGCAGGAAATATTACCGCCATCGGTGATGTGATCTTTTCTGCTGAATATGGAGGTAGCGGCCTCAGTGACCTGAAAGCCTATATCTGGATTAATAAAGCCTCATTATCCCTCACACCTCAGAATTTTGTTTGGGGTGGTCCATTTGAAGGAGACGGTGCTGGTGCTACTTTTGGCTATGCACAGATCCTTCCAAAGCAAGCCGGTCCATTCTACACAGGATTGGTTAATACTGCCCCCACCTGGGCGGGTAGCTTCCAATTGGTTCGGGCCAACAATACTGTCCAAACTAATTTCGATGCCAGCCAATTCCTGGAATTTTCTGTAAACATGACCAAGATCGGCCTGGATCCCTATACTCTGCTAGGAGGCAATGCCTGTGGCCTTCCCTTTAGGAGAATATTGGTGAAAACCCGTGCATCTTCATCATTTACTGCAGAGTTGAAGGATTTTATCGGACCCTTTGACTTTTTCGATTTTGAATCTGTTGAGGCGGCAGCTGACATTCCACTGCTTTGCGGGAATTCAGTAAGTACGATAAGTGTAATTAACCCTTTACCCACTTCAGTATATACCTGGGCTACCCCCAACGGTCGAATTATCAGCGATACCAATGGTTTCAGCATTGTGGTAGATACTCCAGGCACTTATATTGTTCGCCAGGAATTGTTTAATGGTTGCGGAACCTATGCAGCTGACACAGTGGTTATTTTCAAAGATTCTACCTGCGCCATATTACCAGATAATAAGATGGACTTGCGTGGTGTAATAAATGGTGATAATGCCCGTTTAAGTTGGATAGTCGGTTACAATGAACAGGTTGCGAGTTATGTAGTTGAAAGAAGCAGTGATGGAAGGAGTTTTAGCCAGGTTGGGGAAATGCCTTCAAATGGCCAGATTGGTTCAGCGGGCTATAACCTTGAAGATTTCCTGGGTAATGTGAGCGGGTCAAAAGTGTATTACCGTATCAAGATCGTCAGGAAAGATGGGTCAGTCCGGTATTCCACTGTCATTGCACTGGATCTCAAATTGGATGGCAAGGTCCCATTCCTGATTGCTCCTAACCCCATCAAGGATAACATGCAGTTGGTCATTCCTTCCAACAGCAGGCAACAGGCAACTGTGAATATTTATGACGCAGCAGGCGCACTGATGAGTTCCAGGAAAGTGCAGTTGGAAAGAGGTAATAATATATTCCAGTTCAATGGATTCGAGCGGTGGAGCAACGGTGTTTATACCGTCAGGTTGCAGGTAGGTGACCAGGTCCACACAGAAAAGATGATCCTTACCCGATAG